The Thermodesulfobacteriota bacterium sequence GAGTCTGGGGCTGGATGAAACCAAGCCTCTGCCCCAATCCTTCTCTGTACTTTCCTGTTATCAATACATACAGGCACAAGGGTGGAAGTATGAGGACAGCCGCTGCTGTTACTAAAAGATTATACAGGAGATACATCACTACATCTCTTCCCGATAATCCTTTTAACCTTTTCTAAGTCCTCTTGGGTATCGACTTCTACAGAGTCAAAAAGGGTCTTAACCGCCTTTATTCTGTAACCATTCTCCAGTGCTCTCAACTGTTCTAACATTTCAGCCTTCTCCAGCTCACTCTGGGGCATCCGGGTAAATCTCAGCAAAAAATCTTTCCTGTATGCATAAATCCCTATATGCTTGTAAAAAGAAGGGGTGGTATCCTGTTCCCTCACATAAGGTATGGGTAACCTTGAAAAGTATAATGCGAACCCATCGTTATCAACCACCACCTTCACCACATTCGGGTTCCTTATTTCCTCTTCGGTCTCTATTTGACAACACAGGGTTGCCATCACTAAAGAGGAGTCGTTGACAAAAGGACGGATAATCTCATCTATTGTTGCCGGCTCTAAAAGAGGCTGGTCTCCCTGGATATTTACTATTAAATCGGTGTCTTTAACATCCAGTTTAATAAGGGCTTCGGCAATCCTGTCCGTCCCTGATTTGTGGTGAGAAGATGTAAGTATTGCCCTGCCTCCAAACTCCTCTACCCTTCTAAAAATACGTTCGTCATCCGTAGCTACTGTTAACGATGTTAAAGAACCTGCTCTCGAAGCCCTGTTGTAAACATGCTCTATCATAGGTTTGCCACAGATATCCGCCAGGGGCTTCCCAACAAATCTCGTAGAATGGTATCTGGCTGGGATTATTCCTATAGCCTTCATATCTATCCTAAAAAGTTATCAACTGAGTACAAGCCTTGCTGCTTTATTAGTACCCGTGATTATTCTGTCTATATAATCATCCGTCATATTTACTGAAATACCTATAGCTATGGCACGATTCAGGATGCTGTCACTTTTCGGCCACATATCTCTTCTGTATATCTCTTTGCCCATTTGTCTGTTTAACCTTTTGATGATATGATCCCAGTTTCCGATATAATGCCACCCAAGTGCGGAAGGTAGAATTTTTGTTTCTATTCCATCCTTCGTCAGTATATCCTCA is a genomic window containing:
- the kdsB gene encoding 3-deoxy-manno-octulosonate cytidylyltransferase; translation: MKAIGIIPARYHSTRFVGKPLADICGKPMIEHVYNRASRAGSLTSLTVATDDERIFRRVEEFGGRAILTSSHHKSGTDRIAEALIKLDVKDTDLIVNIQGDQPLLEPATIDEIIRPFVNDSSLVMATLCCQIETEEEIRNPNVVKVVVDNDGFALYFSRLPIPYVREQDTTPSFYKHIGIYAYRKDFLLRFTRMPQSELEKAEMLEQLRALENGYRIKAVKTLFDSVEVDTQEDLEKVKRIIGKRCSDVSPV